A section of the Candidatus Scalindua japonica genome encodes:
- a CDS encoding four helix bundle protein translates to MKIERFEDIEAWQLARDLTRNVYDLTKKAKFNSDFGLKGQIQGAAGSSMHNIAEGFDSESNREFVRFLRYAKRSCTEVQSELYVALDQQYITKAEFQDVYDHAGRTRSTIRGFIKYLLTYNQAQQKKAT, encoded by the coding sequence ATGAAAATAGAGAGATTTGAGGATATTGAGGCGTGGCAATTAGCACGGGATCTAACTCGCAACGTCTATGACCTGACAAAGAAAGCCAAATTTAATAGCGACTTCGGTTTGAAGGGGCAAATTCAGGGTGCAGCAGGTTCATCCATGCACAATATAGCGGAAGGATTCGATTCGGAATCAAACCGTGAGTTTGTTCGTTTTCTTCGGTATGCAAAACGATCTTGTACCGAAGTCCAAAGTGAGCTTTATGTCGCTTTGGATCAACAATATATAACGAAAGCTGAATTTCAGGATGTGTATGATCATGCTGGACGCACACGATCTACCATTCGTGGTTTCATAAAATATTTGCTGACCTACAATCAAGCTCAACAAAAAAAAGCAACTTAG
- a CDS encoding toxin-antitoxin system TumE family protein yields the protein MNPIIRQHFDTVETCLIESPVIISYEVLRREVASSDGKLRINVFLCDGGTFELFEYVAESDGYIRLLKYSFHWQDTQKKLRRRWDNAPHHPGLPNSPNHIHYEDGVVRGDIDTPDVFFVIREIEEALK from the coding sequence GTGAATCCGATTATAAGACAACACTTTGATACAGTTGAGACTTGTCTAATTGAGAGTCCTGTCATTATTTCCTATGAAGTCTTGAGACGCGAGGTTGCATCTTCTGATGGCAAATTACGGATAAATGTTTTCCTGTGTGATGGTGGGACATTTGAATTATTTGAGTATGTAGCCGAATCAGACGGATATATCCGTTTGTTGAAATATAGTTTCCACTGGCAAGATACACAGAAAAAACTAAGACGACGATGGGATAATGCTCCACATCACCCCGGTTTACCTAATTCTCCAAATCATATCCACTACGAAGACGGTGTAGTAAGAGGAGATATAGATACACCTGATGTCTTCTTTGTTATACGAGAAATTGAGGAAGCGTTAAAATAG
- a CDS encoding type II toxin-antitoxin system HicB family antitoxin, translating into MIRNFSLEYWIDDNWYVGRLKEIPGVFSQGETIEELEENIKDAYLMMMEDEAMKPNKDVKVKEIGVEV; encoded by the coding sequence ATGATTAGGAACTTTTCATTAGAATATTGGATTGATGATAATTGGTATGTCGGAAGATTAAAGGAAATACCAGGTGTTTTCAGCCAGGGCGAAACAATTGAAGAGTTAGAGGAAAACATAAAAGACGCTTATCTTATGATGATGGAAGATGAGGCTATGAAACCTAACAAAGATGTAAAGGTAAAAGAAATTGGAGTTGAAGTTTGA
- a CDS encoding toxin-antitoxin system TumE family protein has translation MNNPLRTPKDYELFLYTIADSVQSVKHSSITFVRVGASLARVEGEIQFEDQVRLVVRERIIFDRLPAIIDWYGYEVWKRNEKLYWYDSQPHPNDYKLKISHPHHKHIPPNIKHNRIPAPEMSFTRPNLPVLIKEIEELDK, from the coding sequence ATGAATAATCCATTAAGAACTCCAAAAGATTATGAATTATTTTTATATACAATTGCAGATAGTGTTCAATCGGTTAAGCATTCTTCCATAACTTTTGTTCGTGTAGGCGCTTCGCTTGCAAGAGTTGAAGGAGAAATTCAATTTGAAGATCAAGTTCGTTTAGTTGTGAGAGAAAGAATAATATTTGATCGTTTACCTGCTATAATCGATTGGTATGGATATGAAGTTTGGAAAAGAAATGAAAAGCTGTATTGGTATGATTCTCAACCACACCCAAATGACTACAAGCTGAAGATCTCCCATCCTCATCACAAGCATATTCCACCAAACATAAAACATAACCGTATACCAGCACCTGAAATGAGTTTCACTCGTCCAAATCTACCTGTTTTAATAAAAGAGATTGAAGAGCTAGATAAATAG
- the tnpC gene encoding IS66 family transposase, with the protein MDIIPPPERCPNCNASDILSGDEYISKYIEDIVPIVKMTTEKRYIKGTCAHCQEQVVSPEATSGPPVIVGHDLIALLSIMREQMGVSYRKLSTFSSEVLQVSLTPSGALGIINRVSEKVKPVYKGIEVSLSAQSVLHGDETGWRMDGQRWYMWVFCNRDIVYFHPDQSRASKVPKDIVGEGYNGVMHADFYGAYNIFKNLQRCLAHFLHKLKEELEVTPEEEALLKLKKGMKNIIQRGEEIKTLPETPEKNEEIKKLEKKLQTLMEIKSTNKEATLLVNRIKKHKIELLQFVKHKDAEYHNNRAERTIRKIVIFRKLSFRSRTPEGAQYHAILTSVLETCRLKGKSILIFLKDVLKTPDDKLHEITELLLRP; encoded by the coding sequence ATAGACATTATTCCACCTCCTGAGAGATGTCCCAATTGTAACGCCTCTGATATATTATCAGGCGATGAATATATAAGCAAATATATTGAAGATATTGTGCCGATAGTAAAGATGACTACTGAAAAGAGGTATATAAAAGGTACTTGTGCCCATTGTCAAGAGCAAGTGGTCTCGCCAGAGGCTACGAGTGGTCCTCCTGTAATAGTCGGGCATGACCTTATTGCATTGCTTTCTATTATGAGAGAACAGATGGGTGTCTCATATAGGAAGCTTAGCACATTTTCTTCAGAAGTATTGCAGGTCTCGCTAACACCATCAGGTGCTTTGGGCATAATAAACCGTGTAAGCGAGAAGGTAAAACCTGTTTATAAAGGTATAGAGGTTTCACTGAGTGCACAATCTGTATTGCACGGAGATGAGACTGGCTGGCGTATGGACGGACAGCGTTGGTACATGTGGGTTTTTTGTAACAGAGATATTGTTTACTTCCATCCGGATCAGAGTCGGGCATCTAAAGTACCAAAAGACATTGTGGGAGAGGGTTACAATGGAGTGATGCATGCGGACTTTTATGGGGCGTATAATATTTTTAAGAATCTTCAAAGGTGTTTGGCCCATTTTCTGCATAAACTTAAGGAGGAACTTGAAGTGACTCCAGAGGAAGAAGCCCTATTGAAATTGAAGAAGGGGATGAAAAATATTATCCAAAGAGGAGAAGAGATAAAGACTCTCCCGGAGACGCCTGAAAAAAATGAGGAAATAAAGAAGCTTGAGAAAAAATTACAAACGTTGATGGAAATCAAATCCACAAACAAAGAAGCAACCCTGCTCGTAAATAGGATTAAGAAACACAAAATTGAACTTCTACAATTTGTAAAGCATAAAGACGCTGAATACCATAATAATAGAGCGGAGCGTACAATACGAAAGATTGTAATTTTCAGAAAGCTCTCTTTCAGAAGTAGAACTCCTGAAGGTGCTCAATATCATGCAATACTTACGTCTGTTCTTGAGACATGCAGGCTAAAAGGAAAAAGTATTCTCATCTTCTTAAAAGACGTGCTGAAAACTCCAGATGATAAACTGCATGAAATAACAGAGTTGCTACTGAGACCATAA